AGAAAGCTTATGAATGAGGGTTTATTTAGAAAGGATTTGTATTATAGACTTAATTCAGTAATTATTGATCTTCCTCCATTAAGAAAAAGAAAACTAGATGTACCTCTATTGGCAAATGAATTTATTAAAGAATTTTGTATTTCCTACGGCACTAATATAATTGAACTGCCTCAAGACACAATGGAAATATTAATAAATCATGAATGGGAAGGTAACATACGTGAACTTAGAAATCTTATTGAGAGAATTGTAATCTTGTCAAAGCATAATAAGTTTGACATTAGTTATCTTCCAAATGATTTAACTGCCCAAAACTGGGACATATTATCTACATTACGGCAAAATTCAACAGGCCTAAATGATAAAATGAATAACAAAGAAAAAGAACTAATATTAAACGCTTTAAATAATAGCAACTACAACAAGAAAAAAGCAGCTGAATTTCTTAATATTCCAAGGAGTACATTGTATTTTAAGATGAAAAAACACAATATAGAAGCATAATTAAAACCGTCAGTTTTTGGACTATGGGTCAAAAAATTGACGGTTTTCTTATAGCTTTTAATTTGTACTGTTGATATATCTATTATATAGTCTTTTCTATAATATTAACACTAAAAATACGTCAATTTTCTGACTATTGCAAAAACATTTTGAACCTAAACTGATAAAATAGAGATTTAACACAGTTTCAAATTGGTACATATTTTGCTTAATAAATTCTAAAGGGATAGTAATAATATTTATTCTGTATTTTGTAAGGGGGAGAGATTGTGAGGATTGAGGAGCATCCCATTTTGGAATTTAGTAGAGGTAAAAAAATTAACTTTACTTTTAACGGTAATCAGTTAGAGGGCTATGAAGGTGAAACCATTGCTGCTGCATTACATGCAGCAGGGATAAAAGTATTAGGTAAAAGCCTATTTAAACACAGGCCTAGAGGATTTTATTGTGCTATTGGAAATTGCTCTTCTTGCATTATGATTGTAAATGGAGAACCAAATGTACGAACATGCATTACTGAGCTTAAAGAAGGCATGTCAGTTGAAATCCAAGAAGGCAAGGGGGTTATTGATTATGAAATACGTTGATATAGCAATAATAGGAGGTGGGCCTGCAGGCTTATGTGCAGCCATTAGTGCTGCATCTAGTGGCGCAAAGGTACTTTTAATTGATAGGAATAAAAATTTAGGTGGGCAATTAATTAAGCAGACCCATATGTTTTTTGGTTCAGAAAAACAATATGCATCTAAAAGAGGAGTAGAGATATCCAAAATTTTACTAAATGATTTAATGACATATAAAAGTAATATTGAGATAATGACTGATGCCACAGTACTAGGCTTATATGAAGATGGAGTATTAACTATAGATTATAATCATAATTATATAAAGGTAAAACCTAGTGCTACTATAATGGCTACAGGTGCTAGCGAAAAAGTTTTAGCCTTTCCTAATAATGATCTTCCAGGTATATATGGTGCTGGTGCTGTTCAAACTCTCATGAACGTGTATGGAATAAAGCCTGGAAAAAAGGTATTGATGGTTGGAGCAGGCAATATTGGACTTATAGTAAGTTATCAGCTTATGCAGGCTGGTGTAGAAGTAGCAGCCATAATTGATGCTTCTTCAAAAATTGGCGGATATCTTGTGCACGCATCTAAAATAAGAAGAATGGGAGTTCCTATATTAACAGGATATACTGTAAAAGAAGCAATAGGAAATGACTATCTAGAAAAAGCAGTAATATGGAAATTAGATCATGAATGGAAACCAATAGAAGGCACGGAAATAGAATTTAGTGTTGATGTTATGTGTATCTCTGTAGGACTTACCCCTCTAACAGAATTAATTATGCAAGCAGGCTGTAAAACGAAATACATACCAGAGTTAGGTGGGCTAGTGCCAATTAGAGATGAAGATTATCAAACAACAAAGCAAGGTATCTATGTAGCAGGTGACGTGTCAGGTGTTGAAGAAGCTAGTAGTGCAATGGTTGAAGGATATTTAGCTGGATTATGTGCTTCAAAAAATATCGGCAATAAGCATGAAAACTATATTGAATTAAAAAGAGATTATATTTTACAGCTTGACTCTTTACGCTCAGGCACAGCAGGAGAAAAAATAAGAACAGGAATAAGCAAAGTTGTAAGAGAGGTGATATAGATGATTGAGTTTACAGGAGTGCCGACTAGGAATTTGATTGAAAATGCATTTCCAAGCATAGAAAGAATAAACAAAGGACCGATTGCTATAATAGAATGCTTTCAGCATATTCCTTGTAATCCATGTTCTACTTCTTGTATTAGGAAGGCTATGAATCCAATGTACGATATCAATGACTTACCTTCACTTAATGAAGAAGAATGTAATGGATGTAGTATATGTGTAGGAAAATGCCCAGGGTTAGCAATCATGGTTGTAGATGGAAGTTATTCAAATAAGGAGGTTTTATTTAAAATACCCTTTGAATTTTTGCCTCTTCCTAATAAAGGAGATATTGTAAAAGGCTTAGACAGAGAAGGTAAATATATTACAGATGTTAAGGTAGCTGATGTACGAAGGCCAAAATTTTTTGATAAAACAGCTATTATTGATATAGTAGTTAATAGAGAGTTTTTATATGAGTTTAGAAATATAAGATTGGGGGACTAAGCCTATGAGTAATGAAACAATAATTTGTAGATGCTCAGACATAACTTTAGAAGAAATTAGACAATTAATTCAAGAAGGATATAGAACAGTTGATGAAATAAAAAGAATTTCTAGAGCTGGTATGGGACCCTGCCAGGGAAGAACCTGTAGCCAACTTATATTGCGAGAAATTGCAAACTATACTGGGAGAAGCATAGCCGAATTAGAAGTTAGTGTAAGTAGACCTCCTGTTACAGGAATAAAGCTAAAACAAATTGTATCAGGAGGTGGAGCTTATGATTAAAACTGCTGATGTAGTAATTATAGGTGGAGGAATATCAGGATGTTCAATAGCATATAATTTAGCTAAAAAAGGGGTCAAGAATATTGTATTACTTGAGAAAAACTATATAGCAAGTGGGGCCACAGGAAGATGTGGAGCAGGTGTAAGACAACAGTGGGGAACTGAAATGAATTGTCTTTTAGCCATGGAAAGCATAAATTTTTTTGAAAAAGCAAATGAAGAACTAGAATATGATGGTGATATTGAATTTAAGCAAGGAGGATATTTAATAGTTTCATCTACAGAAAAAGAGGATGCTCAATTTAAAAAGAATGTTGAGCTTCAAAAGTCATTAGGCATACCGGTAGAATATCTAACTCCAAAGGAAGCTGCTGAAATAGTTCCTTATTTAAATACTGAAATAATTAAAAGTGCAACATTCTGTCAAAAGGATGGTCATTTAAATCCTTTTTTAACTACAGATGCTTATGCAAAGGCTGCTAAGAGATTAGGTGTTAATATATATACATTTACAGAAGTCATAGGAATCAAAGCAAAAAACGGAAAAATAGAAGGAGTTATTACTAACAAAGGCGAAATATTAACTAATATAGTAGTTAATGCTTCAGGAGGCTATTCTAAGAAAATAGCGGATATGGTCAATATAGACATACCTGTATATTCAGAAAGACACCAAATACTAGTAACTGAGCCTGTAGAACCAATGCAAGAACCTATGGTTATGTCTTTTTCCTTAAATATTTATTGTCAGCAAACGCCACATGGGTCATTTATTATGGGCAGGGGGGATGAGGATGAACCTAAGGATTTAAGAACAACATCAAGCTGGCAATTCTTAGATGAAATGGCCAAAACGACTACTAAGCTCTTGCCTCCTATTGGTGAGCTTAGAGTTATAAGGCAATGGGCAGGGTTATATAATATGACCCCTGATAAGCATCCTATCTATGGTCCAGTAAAAAACTTAGAAGGCTTTTATCTTGCTATAGGCTTTAGTGGACATGGCTTTATGCTTGGACCTATGACTGGATTATTAGTTTCGCAACAAATATTAGGAGAGAAAACTACAATCGATATTAGTAAGCTTAATCTTGATAGATTTGAAAAAGGTGAGCTTGTATTTGAACCCTCTGTGGTTTAATAACTTTTATATTAATTGGAGGTGGTATTTTGAAGGTTTTAGCAAAAATAGAAGAGCGTTGTATAGGATGTCATCTGTGTGAAGAAACTTGTTCTCAGGCATACTTTAAAGAAAAAAATTTGAAAAAAGCTTCATTAAAAGTAACTGAAATAGTTGATGGGAATAATGAAATAATTACTTGTACTCAATGTGGAGAATGTATTGATATCTGCCCAGTAGAGGCCATTTATAGGGATAATAGAGGAATTGTTAGAATAAGAAAAGATATCTGTGTAGGCTGTCTAATGTGTGTAGGATTTTGTAATGAAGGAGCTATGTTCTATCACGATGAGCTTACAGAGCCTTTTAAATGCATATCTTGTGGATTATGTGTTAAAAAATGCCCTGCAAATGCAATTTATATAGAAGATATATCAATGTAATTTTAAGGGGGAGAGTCTATTGACGATAGATGCACTAAGAGAGAGTCGAAGATTGCTTAAAGAATATAAATATGAGCTTGGTAAAATTGAAAAAGGTTATGCGAATAGAAGCTTGTATATAAACTTATCGGACAATGAAATTAGTTCTATGCCAGTTACAGAGATGATGAAAGAAAAACTTATAGGTGGGAAAGGATTTGGACTATGGTATCTATGGGATAGTGTTGGTCCAGAGACAAAATGGACAGATCCAGAAAATGCAATAGTGATTGCTAGCGGTCCTATAGGAGGAATTACTCAATATCCAGGTGCAGGTAAGTCTTTGGTAGTTACTATATCGCCACTTACTGGAATACCTATAGATAGTAATGTAGGTGGATATTTTGGACCACTATTAAAATTTGCTGGTTGGGATGCTTTAAAGGTACAGGGAAAGGCAGAAAATGATGTAGTAGTGTATATTGATGGAAACGAGGGCATTGTAAGAATAGAGGAAGCTCCACTAGAAGCTATAGATGCACATGTATTAGGGGAACAGCTAACAGAAATGTATGCTGATTCCGAGGAGGATAAAAGAAACATAGCTGTTGTAACTGCAGGAACAGCAGCGGAAAATACTTTAATAGGATTATTAAACTTTACTTTTTATGATGTAAGAAGAAAAGTAACAAGACTTAAACAGGCAGGTAGAGGTGGAATAGGTACAGTATTTAGAGATAAGAATATTAAGGCTTTAGTAGTAAAGTTTAATGGAGTTAAAGGTGATTTAAATAACCCTGCAGATCAAGCTAAAATTAACAGAACCGGATTAAGACTTCATAGAGAAATAAATCGATTTGATGATGAGCAGTGCAGAATGAGACAGGTAGGGACAGCTAATATAATTGAGGTAATGGATGAATATGATCTATTGCCTGTTCACAATTATAAATACGGAAGCCATAAAGATACTTATAAAATTGCTTCTAATGTATTTAGAGATAATTATTTAACACAAGGTAAACCTGATGGTTGTTGGTATGGCTGCTCCTTATCATGTGCTAAAGCAGCAGATGGCTATGAATTAAAAACAGGACCATATAAAGGGGATAAGGTTACAATTGATGGTCCAGAGTATGAGACGGCAGCAGGCGTAGGTGCTAACTGTGGCATCTTTGACCCTGAATATATATTAGAATGTAATTTTTATTGTGATACATATGGTATTGATACTATTTCATTTGCTACAATAACAGCTTTTTTGATGGAATGCTACGAAAATGGAATAATTGATAAAGATATTACTGGTGGCTTAGAACTAACTTTTGGCAATAAGGATGCTGCAATGGAACTTCTTCATCAAATGTCTAGGGGAGAAGGTTTTGGTAAATTAGCAGGATTAGGCATTAGAAAACTTAAAAAGATATTTGTTGAAGAGTACGGTGCAGACAAAGATTTCCTGGAGGATATTGGTATGGAACAGAAGGGACTTGAGTATTCTGAGTACCTGCCTAAAGAATCTCTTGCACAGCAGGGAGGTTATGGATTAACAAATAAAGGTCCTCAGCATGACGAAGCTTGGTTAATATTTATGGATATGGTCAACAATCAAATACCAACTTTTGAAGATAAAGCTGAAGCATTACATTATTTCCCTATGTTTAGAACCTGGTTTGGTCTCATGGGGTTGTGTAAGCTACCATGGAATGATATTGTACCTGCTAGTAATTTTTCTGCTGATGAGCCTGCTAAAATACCTGAGCATGTACAAAACTATGTAGATTTGTACAATGCTATGACTGGTAATAATATTAATAAGGAAGAGTTAATAGTACAATCAGAAAGAGTGTACAATTTTCAAAGGATTTTTAATATAAGGATGGGTTATGGTAAACGAGAAAACGATAAAGTCCCATACCGTTCTGTAGGCCCTGTAACAGTTGAAGAATATGAATCAAGGAAAGAAAGATATGATAACCAGCTTAGGGAGAAATTAAATTATGATCCAACTGGAAAGTTCACTGAAGAGAAAATTAAAATTCTTAGGGCCTATAGAGAAGAACAATATGAAAAACTAATAGACGCAGTATATAAAAGAAGAGGTTGGACAATGGATGGCATACCTACTATAGAAAAATTAAAGGAAATAAAAATGGACTTACCAGAATTAATAGAGGTGGTAGAAAAGCATCTCTAATTTACAGGAGGACAAAATGATTTTAATAAATGGTAAGGAGCATGAATGGAAAGAGCATTTAACTGTACAGGAAATTCTTGATATGAAGAAATATACTTTTCCTAAGATTATTGTAAAGGTAAATGGCAAATTAATACCTAAGCAAGAATATGCAAATGTCTTAATAAATGATGGAGATGAAATACAGGTCATTCATTTATTAGCTGGAGGTTAAAATGTAACAAAATATTTAGTGTAATATAAAAGAAGCTTATTCAAAGACAAGTTAACATAAAAAAATTATGTTAACTTGTCTTTGCTTTAATTAAAACAATTTGTAAGACTAAAGAATAAAAAGAGCTTCTTAAATCAAGTTTTATTATCAAAGTGCAATTTTATTATATTTCAAAAATAAATCAAGCTTACATTTGACTTATAAGGCGTTTATTTTTTCTTTATAATGGTTTTATATCAAAATGCATCTAAAAACGTTTAAAATGGATTTTAAGGCCCAATAAGCGAATTTTGATATTGTTATAGTAAGAAATCTAATGAATTAGTTGAAAAACATTTTTAGGATTGAAAATATGTATGGTGACGAGCTTTTTTTAAATAACAGATTATAATATTCGGTGAATCTTCTACTAAATTATATGAAAACTATAGAGATTAAAAAAATAATATTAAAATATGTAGATTATGTAGAAGGATTTTGCGAAAAAATGTAGAATATTATTATACAAAATGTATATTTTGTATAATAAGGAGTGAAAATATGGATAATCTACCAATAATATTAGAAGATTTTTTAAACTACATAGAAACCATCAAAGGAAAATCTGAAAACACAACAAAAGAGTATTTTTTTGATTTACGTACCCTCTTTCGGTTTTTAAAGCTCAGATATAAATTAGTTGATAAAAGTATTCCCTTTGACGAAATAAATATATCTGATGTAGATGAAAGTATAATTCAAAGAGTCACATTACAAGACCTATATGCATTTATATCTTTTGTTGATAAGGATCGTAACAACAAAAATCATGCTAAGGCTCGGAAAGTTGCTAGTATAAGGTCTTTCTTTAAGTATTTGAATACAAAGGTTAAAATTATTGATAATAATCCTGCCCTAGATTTAGAATCACCAAAAACAAATGTTAGACATCCTGTTTATCTTTCGCTAGAGGAAGCAGAAAACCTGCTAGATTCAATAGATGGAACCTATAAAGAACGAGATTATGCTATTATTGTACTGTTCTTAAATTGTGGTCTAAGACTTTCAGAGTTGGTTAGTATAGATATTGACAAGATCAAAGGAGATACTTTAACTGTTGTAGGTAAAGGAAACAAGGAACGAACAATTTACTTGAATGATGCATGTATAAAAGCTATCGAGGATTATTTATTAGTAAGACCTACAGAAGGAGTAAAAACACCAAACGCCTTGTTTTTAAGCAATAGGAAAAGCAGAATTAGCAATAAAACTGTACAATATTTAGTAAAAAAATATATTAAAGATGCTGGTTTAGATACTGAGATTTATTCTACACATAAGCTAAGACATACTGCAGCAACTCTTATGTATAAGTATGGGAATGTTGATATTAGGGCCTTACAACAAATTTTAGGTCACGAAAATGTATCTACAACTCAAATATATACTCACATTGACGATGAAAGATTAAGAAAAGCCGTAAAAAGCAATCCCCTATCCAATAAAATACGTGAACAGCAGGATAATGATAGTAAGTAATATTGGCGTAAAATAGACCCTCTATTATCTGAGGGCCTATTTTATGATTTATGTTAGTATGTAGGAATTTTTATAACACTGCCTGCTTTTATTTCTGCTGTTTTCATATTATTGAATTCCATTATTTCATAGACAATCTTTCGGACATCTTGATTATAGGGATTATTTCTTTTAGCTATTTCCCAAAGCGTATCACCAGAAATTATGGCCATTTCTTTGTAGTTATTATTATTTGAACTATAAGCTAAACTTATTTTAGATATATTGCTTGTTAAAATAGTTATAATGCAAAATACCAAGGATAAAAAAATAGTAAATCTTTTTTTATTTGCTATTCTAATTCTTTTACGTTTCATAGCTATACCTCCGTTATCTGTAGAACATTTGTTCTTTAATTCTAGTATAATAGAACATGTGTTCCTTGTCAATGCTTTTTAAAAAAATATAGAACAAATGTTTGCTATTTATTTATATATATGTTATAATAGCAGAAAATAGAGTGTTGGGAGGTTCCATTATGTATGAAGACTTATCGTCGGTTCAGTTAAAAATACTTGAGTTCATAAAAAGTGAAATATATTCTAAAGGATATCCTCCTGCAGTAAGAGAAATTTGTAAGGCTGTCAACTTAAAATCAACCTCTACTGTTCACGGGCATCTTGAAAAAATTGAAAAGAAAGGCTATATAAGGAGAGATCCTACTAAGCCTAGAGCGATTGAAATTTTAGATAGAGTTGACAATATTATTCCATTTCCAAGAAAGGAAATAATAAATGTACCTATAGTTGGCAAAGTTACTGCTGGGGAACCTATATTAGCTGTAGAAAATATTGAAGATTCATTTCCTTTACCTATTGACTTTGTAGAAAAAGAATCTGTTTTTATGTTAAAAGTTAGAGGAGATAGCATGATTGAAGCTGGCATTTTAGATGGAGATTTTGTGCTAGTTAGACAGCAAAACACTGCATATAATGGTGATATAGTAGTTGCTCTTTTAGACGATGAAGCAACTATAAAAAGATTCTTTAAAGAAAAAGACCATATAAGGCTACAGCCTGAAAATCAATTTATGGAACCTATCATAACAAGAAATGTATCGATTCTAGGTAAAGTAACAGGAGTATTTCGTAAGATAAAGTAAAGTAGAAAAAGATAAGCTGGCTTAATAAACCAGCTTATCTTTTTCTATTAAATTATTTTTATACAAATTATTTAAACTCATCATTACTCCCAACTTACAGTGGCTATAAGTTAATCCACCTTGATAATAAGCAAAATAAGGTTCCCTCATTGGACCATCAGCACTTAATTCTATAGAAGAACCCTGTATAAAAGCCCCTGCTGCCATTATTACCTCATCCTCATATCCAGGCATTTCCCATGGCTCAGGTGTTACAAAAGAGTCAACCGGAGAAGCGCTTTGTATTCCCTGACAGAATTTAATCGCTTTTTCTCTGGATTTGAACTCTACTGCTTGTATTATATCACTACGCTTATGATTAATATCTGGTACTACTCTAAATCCTAAGCCTTTATATACTAAAGCAGTTAAAAGGGCTCCTTTTAATGCTTCCCCTACTATCATGGGTGCTAAAAAAAGACCTTGTAAGGTGTTTCTAGTGGTGCCAAAAGTTAAGCCACATTCCTTACCTATTCCAGGAGCTGTACTTCTATTAGCAACTAGCTCTATTAAGTCTCTTTTACCTACTATGTATCCTCCAGACAAAGATATACCTCCACCTGGGTTTTTGATAAGAGAGCCGGCCATTATATCTGCTCCTACATCTGTAGGCTCCTTAGTTTCAATGAATTCGCCATAGCAGTTATCAACCATAATAATTACTTTATCATTGAATGCCTTAATTTTGTCTATAGCCTCTTTTATTTCATCTATAGTTATGGCATTTCTGTCACTATATCCTGTAGATCTTTGAATTAATATTAGCTTA
This sequence is a window from Proteiniborus ethanoligenes. Protein-coding genes within it:
- a CDS encoding (2Fe-2S)-binding protein; the encoded protein is MRIEEHPILEFSRGKKINFTFNGNQLEGYEGETIAAALHAAGIKVLGKSLFKHRPRGFYCAIGNCSSCIMIVNGEPNVRTCITELKEGMSVEIQEGKGVIDYEIR
- a CDS encoding NAD(P)/FAD-dependent oxidoreductase, which produces MKYVDIAIIGGGPAGLCAAISAASSGAKVLLIDRNKNLGGQLIKQTHMFFGSEKQYASKRGVEISKILLNDLMTYKSNIEIMTDATVLGLYEDGVLTIDYNHNYIKVKPSATIMATGASEKVLAFPNNDLPGIYGAGAVQTLMNVYGIKPGKKVLMVGAGNIGLIVSYQLMQAGVEVAAIIDASSKIGGYLVHASKIRRMGVPILTGYTVKEAIGNDYLEKAVIWKLDHEWKPIEGTEIEFSVDVMCISVGLTPLTELIMQAGCKTKYIPELGGLVPIRDEDYQTTKQGIYVAGDVSGVEEASSAMVEGYLAGLCASKNIGNKHENYIELKRDYILQLDSLRSGTAGEKIRTGISKVVREVI
- a CDS encoding 4Fe-4S binding protein, with translation MIEFTGVPTRNLIENAFPSIERINKGPIAIIECFQHIPCNPCSTSCIRKAMNPMYDINDLPSLNEEECNGCSICVGKCPGLAIMVVDGSYSNKEVLFKIPFEFLPLPNKGDIVKGLDREGKYITDVKVADVRRPKFFDKTAIIDIVVNREFLYEFRNIRLGD
- a CDS encoding (2Fe-2S)-binding protein, with product MSNETIICRCSDITLEEIRQLIQEGYRTVDEIKRISRAGMGPCQGRTCSQLILREIANYTGRSIAELEVSVSRPPVTGIKLKQIVSGGGAYD
- a CDS encoding NAD(P)/FAD-dependent oxidoreductase — protein: MIKTADVVIIGGGISGCSIAYNLAKKGVKNIVLLEKNYIASGATGRCGAGVRQQWGTEMNCLLAMESINFFEKANEELEYDGDIEFKQGGYLIVSSTEKEDAQFKKNVELQKSLGIPVEYLTPKEAAEIVPYLNTEIIKSATFCQKDGHLNPFLTTDAYAKAAKRLGVNIYTFTEVIGIKAKNGKIEGVITNKGEILTNIVVNASGGYSKKIADMVNIDIPVYSERHQILVTEPVEPMQEPMVMSFSLNIYCQQTPHGSFIMGRGDEDEPKDLRTTSSWQFLDEMAKTTTKLLPPIGELRVIRQWAGLYNMTPDKHPIYGPVKNLEGFYLAIGFSGHGFMLGPMTGLLVSQQILGEKTTIDISKLNLDRFEKGELVFEPSVV
- a CDS encoding 4Fe-4S binding protein, whose protein sequence is MKVLAKIEERCIGCHLCEETCSQAYFKEKNLKKASLKVTEIVDGNNEIITCTQCGECIDICPVEAIYRDNRGIVRIRKDICVGCLMCVGFCNEGAMFYHDELTEPFKCISCGLCVKKCPANAIYIEDISM
- a CDS encoding aldehyde ferredoxin oxidoreductase family protein, which produces MTIDALRESRRLLKEYKYELGKIEKGYANRSLYINLSDNEISSMPVTEMMKEKLIGGKGFGLWYLWDSVGPETKWTDPENAIVIASGPIGGITQYPGAGKSLVVTISPLTGIPIDSNVGGYFGPLLKFAGWDALKVQGKAENDVVVYIDGNEGIVRIEEAPLEAIDAHVLGEQLTEMYADSEEDKRNIAVVTAGTAAENTLIGLLNFTFYDVRRKVTRLKQAGRGGIGTVFRDKNIKALVVKFNGVKGDLNNPADQAKINRTGLRLHREINRFDDEQCRMRQVGTANIIEVMDEYDLLPVHNYKYGSHKDTYKIASNVFRDNYLTQGKPDGCWYGCSLSCAKAADGYELKTGPYKGDKVTIDGPEYETAAGVGANCGIFDPEYILECNFYCDTYGIDTISFATITAFLMECYENGIIDKDITGGLELTFGNKDAAMELLHQMSRGEGFGKLAGLGIRKLKKIFVEEYGADKDFLEDIGMEQKGLEYSEYLPKESLAQQGGYGLTNKGPQHDEAWLIFMDMVNNQIPTFEDKAEALHYFPMFRTWFGLMGLCKLPWNDIVPASNFSADEPAKIPEHVQNYVDLYNAMTGNNINKEELIVQSERVYNFQRIFNIRMGYGKRENDKVPYRSVGPVTVEEYESRKERYDNQLREKLNYDPTGKFTEEKIKILRAYREEQYEKLIDAVYKRRGWTMDGIPTIEKLKEIKMDLPELIEVVEKHL
- the thiS gene encoding sulfur carrier protein ThiS — its product is MILINGKEHEWKEHLTVQEILDMKKYTFPKIIVKVNGKLIPKQEYANVLINDGDEIQVIHLLAGG
- a CDS encoding tyrosine recombinase XerC, translated to MDNLPIILEDFLNYIETIKGKSENTTKEYFFDLRTLFRFLKLRYKLVDKSIPFDEINISDVDESIIQRVTLQDLYAFISFVDKDRNNKNHAKARKVASIRSFFKYLNTKVKIIDNNPALDLESPKTNVRHPVYLSLEEAENLLDSIDGTYKERDYAIIVLFLNCGLRLSELVSIDIDKIKGDTLTVVGKGNKERTIYLNDACIKAIEDYLLVRPTEGVKTPNALFLSNRKSRISNKTVQYLVKKYIKDAGLDTEIYSTHKLRHTAATLMYKYGNVDIRALQQILGHENVSTTQIYTHIDDERLRKAVKSNPLSNKIREQQDNDSK
- a CDS encoding LysM peptidoglycan-binding domain-containing protein, which codes for MKRKRIRIANKKRFTIFLSLVFCIITILTSNISKISLAYSSNNNNYKEMAIISGDTLWEIAKRNNPYNQDVRKIVYEIMEFNNMKTAEIKAGSVIKIPTY
- the lexA gene encoding transcriptional repressor LexA, encoding MYEDLSSVQLKILEFIKSEIYSKGYPPAVREICKAVNLKSTSTVHGHLEKIEKKGYIRRDPTKPRAIEILDRVDNIIPFPRKEIINVPIVGKVTAGEPILAVENIEDSFPLPIDFVEKESVFMLKVRGDSMIEAGILDGDFVLVRQQNTAYNGDIVVALLDDEATIKRFFKEKDHIRLQPENQFMEPIITRNVSILGKVTGVFRKIK
- a CDS encoding aminotransferase class I/II-fold pyridoxal phosphate-dependent enzyme encodes the protein MLNKYTIDILCKQYAIGENIINYVLSKDEILKKNYLTHIEEVKEYNQFKIIHAMQKARLNATHFNWTTGYGYDDVGREKVEEIYSYVFNTEDALVRPTIVSGTHAITLTLSGILRPGDELLSITGSPYDTLQKVIGIKGKEKGTLIDYGIKYREISLDSKGKIEIEKVIQSISKDTKLILIQRSTGYSDRNAITIDEIKEAIDKIKAFNDKVIIMVDNCYGEFIETKEPTDVGADIMAGSLIKNPGGGISLSGGYIVGKRDLIELVANRSTAPGIGKECGLTFGTTRNTLQGLFLAPMIVGEALKGALLTALVYKGLGFRVVPDINHKRSDIIQAVEFKSREKAIKFCQGIQSASPVDSFVTPEPWEMPGYEDEVIMAAGAFIQGSSIELSADGPMREPYFAYYQGGLTYSHCKLGVMMSLNNLYKNNLIEKDKLVY